Proteins encoded together in one Armatimonadota bacterium window:
- the acsC gene encoding acetyl-CoA decarbonylase/synthase complex subunit gamma, translating to MALTGLDIYKLLPKTNCGDCGIPTCLAFAMKLAQKQTSLDKCPHVTEEAKAALEGASAPPIKLITIGTGDNRIEIGNETVLFRHEETFHHPTALAVTADAALPEDQLVARVRQVSGLVFERVGQRIGVNAVALGGDADPAQFAIAAKAVAANTELALILISDDPAAMEAAVKEVAARNPLICAATEANADSMARIAKENSCPLVIRADGLEALAALSQKVQGLGVADLVLDSGARDPARGLAEQTLIRRAALRKRFRPLGFPTIAFTAADAPADEVMQATQYIAKYAGIVVTAAAEPWQLIAILTARQNIFTDPQKPIQLDAGLYQVGEPNANSPVLTTTNFSLTYFTVEGDVEASRVPSWIVVVDTEGTSVLTAWAADKFTADTIAAAIKKSGVEDKVGHRKLVIPGGVAVLSGKLQEACGWQVLVGPRESSGIPTYLKTTWQG from the coding sequence ATGGCATTGACCGGACTCGACATATACAAGCTGCTGCCCAAGACCAACTGCGGTGACTGCGGCATCCCCACCTGCCTCGCCTTCGCCATGAAGCTGGCGCAGAAGCAGACCTCGCTCGACAAGTGCCCCCACGTCACCGAGGAGGCGAAGGCGGCACTGGAGGGGGCCTCCGCGCCCCCGATCAAGCTCATCACCATCGGCACCGGCGACAACCGGATCGAGATCGGCAACGAGACCGTGCTCTTCCGCCACGAGGAGACTTTCCATCATCCCACCGCCCTCGCCGTCACCGCCGACGCGGCGCTGCCCGAGGATCAGCTCGTCGCGCGCGTCCGGCAGGTCAGCGGCCTCGTCTTCGAGCGCGTGGGACAGCGCATCGGCGTCAACGCCGTCGCCCTCGGGGGTGACGCCGACCCCGCGCAGTTCGCCATCGCCGCCAAGGCCGTCGCCGCCAACACCGAACTGGCGCTCATCCTCATCTCCGACGACCCGGCGGCAATGGAGGCGGCGGTCAAGGAAGTCGCGGCGCGCAACCCGCTGATCTGCGCGGCCACGGAGGCTAACGCGGACTCGATGGCGCGCATCGCCAAGGAGAACTCATGCCCCCTGGTCATCCGCGCCGACGGGTTAGAGGCGCTGGCCGCGCTGAGCCAAAAGGTGCAGGGGCTGGGCGTGGCCGACCTGGTGCTCGACAGCGGCGCGCGCGACCCGGCGCGGGGGCTGGCCGAGCAGACGCTGATCCGGCGCGCGGCGCTGCGCAAGCGGTTCCGGCCGCTGGGGTTTCCGACCATCGCCTTCACCGCCGCCGACGCGCCCGCGGACGAAGTGATGCAGGCCACCCAGTATATTGCCAAGTATGCCGGCATCGTCGTCACCGCGGCGGCAGAGCCGTGGCAGCTAATCGCCATTCTCACCGCCCGCCAGAACATCTTCACCGACCCCCAGAAGCCGATCCAGCTCGACGCGGGGTTGTACCAGGTCGGCGAGCCCAATGCCAATTCGCCGGTGCTCACCACCACCAACTTCTCGCTGACGTACTTCACGGTGGAGGGCGATGTCGAGGCGAGCCGGGTGCCGTCGTGGATCGTCGTGGTGGACACTGAGGGCACATCGGTGCTGACCGCGTGGGCGGCGGACAAGTTCACCGCCGACACCATCGCCGCCGCGATTAAGAAGAGCGGGGTCGAGGACAAGGTCGGCCACCGCAAGCTGGTGATCCCCGGCGGGGTGGCGGTGCTGAGCGGCAAGCTGCAGGAGGCCTGCGGCTGGCAGGTGCTGGTCGGCCCGCGCGAGTCGAGCGGGATACCGACCTATCTCAAGACGACCTGGCAGGGGTAG
- a CDS encoding ASKHA domain-containing protein translates to MPHYDMTDHIVVFYPEGTAVEVTTGETVLAAARQAGVSIDSSCGGVGACGKCRVILRLGHAGVAPGPLLSPEDIAQGYALACQTRVEDDLVAEVPTASQLGELQILTGELEIPGLTAQAPLVQRLELKVPAPTTDDNCSDLERLERAVCAAAADYDRFAPDLAALASLPGALRAGEWQVCVSVADDDGAGRIIDIAPSCGPRHSYGLAVDVGTTTVAVHLVDIELTTAVAVGAALNAQIAHGEDVIARIIYADEHDGGRRELQREIVGTVNSLVGELCAAQGIEPHQVLSAACAGNTVMSHLLLGLDPAAIRRAPYVPAARRFPLVRAGEIGLAINPIAPVHVAPCVSSYVGGDVVAGVLATGMAEVEQRWMLLDMGTNGELALGNKDWLLCCSCSAGPAFEGSGIEYGMHASLGAIERARYDTAADALEYVTIGGAKPRGVCGSGLIDVLATLLRAGVIDRAGKINLGYPSPRVRVADDQPQFVLVWGADIGREDDIVIKEADIENLVRSKAAVFAGAQLLLESVGLTPADLERVMVAGAFGNYLDSDNAVTIGLLPDIPLERIRFVGNTSVAGARMMLVSRRARRAAAEIASRMANFELSAVAAFMDRYVAGLFLPHTDMTLFPSVAGLLEQAERARG, encoded by the coding sequence GTGCCGCATTATGACATGACCGACCACATCGTCGTTTTCTATCCCGAGGGCACAGCGGTCGAAGTGACGACGGGCGAGACGGTGCTCGCCGCCGCGCGCCAAGCCGGGGTGTCCATTGACTCGTCCTGCGGCGGAGTCGGCGCCTGCGGCAAGTGCCGGGTCATCCTGCGCTTGGGCCACGCCGGGGTCGCCCCCGGGCCGTTGCTGTCGCCGGAGGATATCGCGCAGGGGTATGCCCTGGCCTGCCAGACCCGCGTCGAGGACGACCTGGTGGCGGAGGTGCCGACCGCCTCTCAGCTCGGCGAGCTGCAGATCTTGACCGGCGAGCTGGAGATTCCCGGACTGACGGCGCAGGCGCCCCTGGTGCAGCGACTGGAGCTGAAGGTGCCGGCGCCGACCACCGACGACAACTGCTCCGACCTCGAGCGCCTGGAGCGGGCCGTGTGCGCCGCTGCAGCCGACTACGACCGCTTTGCCCCCGACCTCGCGGCGCTGGCCTCACTGCCCGGAGCGCTGCGTGCGGGGGAGTGGCAGGTCTGCGTGTCGGTGGCAGACGACGATGGCGCCGGACGCATCATTGACATCGCTCCCTCGTGCGGGCCGCGGCACTCCTATGGGCTGGCGGTGGATGTCGGCACCACCACCGTCGCCGTCCACCTGGTGGACATCGAGCTGACGACGGCGGTGGCGGTGGGCGCCGCCCTTAACGCCCAGATCGCCCACGGCGAGGACGTCATCGCGCGCATCATCTACGCCGACGAGCATGACGGCGGCCGGCGGGAGCTGCAGCGCGAAATCGTGGGCACCGTCAACTCGCTGGTCGGCGAACTGTGCGCGGCGCAGGGCATCGAGCCGCACCAGGTGCTGAGCGCCGCTTGCGCCGGCAACACCGTCATGTCGCATCTGCTGCTGGGGCTCGATCCCGCCGCCATCCGCCGCGCCCCCTATGTGCCGGCGGCGCGCCGGTTCCCACTGGTGCGCGCGGGCGAGATCGGCCTTGCCATCAACCCCATCGCGCCGGTGCATGTGGCGCCGTGCGTCAGCAGCTACGTCGGCGGCGACGTCGTGGCAGGGGTGCTGGCAACCGGCATGGCCGAGGTGGAGCAACGGTGGATGCTGCTGGATATGGGCACCAACGGCGAGCTCGCGCTCGGCAACAAGGATTGGCTGCTGTGCTGCTCGTGCTCGGCGGGGCCGGCGTTCGAGGGCTCGGGCATCGAGTACGGCATGCATGCCAGCCTCGGCGCCATCGAGCGCGCGCGCTATGACACGGCGGCGGATGCGCTGGAGTATGTCACCATCGGCGGCGCCAAGCCGCGCGGGGTGTGCGGCTCGGGCTTGATTGACGTGCTGGCGACGCTGCTGCGGGCGGGGGTGATAGACCGCGCCGGCAAGATCAACCTCGGCTACCCCAGTCCGCGCGTGCGCGTGGCCGACGACCAGCCGCAGTTCGTGCTGGTGTGGGGCGCTGATATCGGACGCGAGGACGACATCGTCATCAAGGAGGCCGACATCGAGAACCTGGTGCGCTCCAAGGCGGCGGTGTTCGCGGGCGCGCAACTGCTGCTGGAGAGCGTGGGGTTGACCCCGGCCGACCTCGAGCGCGTGATGGTGGCGGGCGCCTTTGGCAATTACCTCGACTCCGACAACGCCGTCACCATCGGCCTGCTGCCCGACATTCCGCTCGAGCGCATTCGTTTTGTCGGCAACACCTCGGTCGCGGGCGCGCGCATGATGTTGGTGTCGAGAAGGGCCAGGCGCGCCGCGGCCGAAATAGCCTCCCGCATGGCCAACTTCGAGTTGAGCGCGGTGGCGGCATTCATGGACCGCTACGTCGCCGGGCTGTTCCTGCCGCACACCGATATGACCCTGTTCCCGTCGGTGGCGGGATTACTAGAGCAGGCCGAGAGGGCAAGGGGGTAA
- a CDS encoding phosphotransacetylase family protein — protein sequence MSLTPIYIASIGSYAGKSIMALVLGLRLRERGLRVAYFKPVGALPVREQGTVTDEDALFICQALGCEAPLASLCPVLLTAEVEEQALQGQVAGLDQLDERVTAAYREVSRGADVAVVGGIGNLSRGALINLSGPRVAELLEARVVLLARYESEHTVEEVLLTGERLGERLAAVAFNYVAPEMLDHVRGPVRDYLEGRRIAVIGAVPRDEVLGSVTVRELAEQLNAKLLCCEGQLDELIKQFVIGAMNVASAVKYFREREGKAVITGGDRPDIQLAALQTPTKAIILTGNLHPSAVLVKRAQQVGVPMLLVSSDTLSTVERIESILGKLRVRERAKVERARELLEQNLDFERLLAIMGIPSRQEKERS from the coding sequence ATGAGTTTGACACCGATCTACATCGCCTCCATCGGCAGCTACGCCGGCAAGTCCATCATGGCGCTGGTCTTGGGGCTGCGGCTGCGCGAGCGCGGGCTGCGCGTCGCCTACTTCAAGCCGGTGGGCGCCCTGCCGGTGCGGGAGCAGGGCACGGTGACGGACGAGGATGCCCTGTTCATTTGCCAGGCGCTGGGATGTGAAGCGCCGCTGGCGTCCCTGTGCCCGGTGCTGCTGACGGCGGAGGTGGAGGAGCAGGCGCTGCAGGGACAGGTGGCGGGCCTCGATCAGCTCGATGAGCGCGTGACCGCCGCCTACCGGGAAGTCTCGCGCGGCGCCGATGTTGCGGTCGTCGGCGGCATCGGCAACCTGTCGCGGGGGGCGCTCATCAACCTCTCGGGGCCGCGGGTGGCGGAGCTGCTGGAGGCGCGGGTGGTGCTGCTGGCGCGCTACGAATCGGAGCACACGGTGGAGGAGGTGCTGCTGACGGGGGAGCGGCTGGGCGAGCGGTTGGCGGCGGTGGCGTTCAACTACGTCGCGCCGGAGATGCTCGACCACGTGCGCGGGCCGGTGCGGGACTACCTGGAGGGGCGGCGCATCGCGGTCATCGGCGCGGTGCCGCGCGACGAGGTGCTAGGTTCGGTGACGGTGCGCGAGCTCGCCGAGCAGCTCAACGCCAAGCTGCTGTGCTGCGAGGGCCAGCTCGACGAGCTGATCAAGCAGTTCGTGATCGGGGCCATGAACGTGGCGAGCGCGGTCAAGTACTTCCGCGAGCGGGAGGGCAAGGCGGTGATCACCGGCGGCGACCGCCCCGACATCCAGCTCGCGGCCCTGCAGACGCCGACCAAGGCGATCATCCTCACCGGCAATCTGCACCCCAGCGCGGTGCTGGTTAAGCGCGCGCAGCAGGTAGGGGTGCCGATGCTGCTGGTGTCCAGCGACACGCTGAGCACGGTCGAGCGCATCGAGTCCATCCTCGGCAAGCTCCGGGTGCGCGAGCGCGCCAAGGTCGAGCGCGCGCGGGAGCTGTTGGAGCAGAACCTGGATTTCGAGCGGCTGTTGGCCATCATGGGCATACCATCACGGCAGGAGAAGGAGCGATCATGA
- the cdhD gene encoding CO dehydrogenase/acetyl-CoA synthase subunit delta: MSFQVPVEKWSTTVGAVTLGATSDHGGSRTSTVTLGGATTLPFLHFEGQIPQRPVVAMEVLDAEPAGWAEAMAKPFAGVLGDPAAWARKCVDDFGAEAICLRLVSAHPDQQNTSPDHAAQVVKEVLGAVGVPLIIWGCGDDTKDNEIMPRASEAAAGENCAFGTAREDNYKTITAACLADGHKLITEAPIDINIIKQVNILVSDMGLGTDRIIMYQATGGLGYGMEYAYSIIERSRLAALSGDKMLSMPMLAVVGSEAWRAKEAKATDDEGAQWGPQERRGPVWEAVTANCFLHGGVDMVIMWHPEAVKVVKHTLDGLMQR; this comes from the coding sequence ATGAGCTTTCAGGTCCCAGTGGAAAAGTGGAGCACCACGGTGGGCGCGGTGACCCTGGGCGCGACCAGCGACCACGGCGGCTCGCGCACCTCGACGGTGACCCTGGGCGGCGCCACCACCCTGCCCTTCCTCCACTTCGAGGGGCAGATCCCCCAGCGCCCGGTGGTGGCGATGGAGGTGCTCGACGCCGAGCCCGCGGGCTGGGCCGAAGCCATGGCCAAGCCCTTCGCGGGCGTGCTCGGCGATCCCGCGGCGTGGGCGCGTAAGTGCGTGGACGATTTCGGCGCCGAGGCCATCTGCCTGCGCCTGGTCAGCGCCCACCCGGACCAGCAGAACACCTCGCCCGACCACGCGGCGCAGGTAGTGAAGGAAGTGCTGGGCGCGGTCGGCGTGCCGCTCATCATCTGGGGCTGCGGCGATGACACCAAGGACAACGAGATCATGCCCCGCGCCAGCGAGGCCGCGGCCGGCGAGAACTGCGCCTTCGGCACCGCGCGCGAGGACAACTACAAGACCATCACCGCCGCCTGTCTGGCGGATGGGCACAAGCTGATCACCGAGGCGCCGATTGACATCAACATCATCAAGCAGGTCAACATCCTGGTGTCGGACATGGGCCTGGGCACCGACCGCATCATCATGTACCAGGCGACCGGCGGCTTGGGATATGGCATGGAGTATGCCTATTCGATCATCGAGCGCTCGCGCCTGGCCGCGCTCTCGGGCGACAAGATGCTATCCATGCCCATGCTGGCGGTAGTCGGTTCCGAGGCCTGGCGCGCCAAGGAGGCGAAGGCCACGGACGACGAGGGCGCGCAGTGGGGGCCGCAGGAGCGCCGCGGGCCGGTGTGGGAAGCGGTCACCGCCAACTGCTTCCTCCACGGCGGAGTGGACATGGTCATCATGTGGCACCCCGAGGCGGTCAAGGTGGTCAAGCATACGTTGGACGGCCTGATGCAGCGGTAG
- a CDS encoding dihydropteroate synthase, whose protein sequence is MYVIGERINGMFKDVREAIQAKHKGPIQELARKQLAGGAHCLDVNVGPASDDPVATMQWLVESIREVTDAPLAIDTTKNEVMAAGIKAAGPGTVINSTTGQQAKLDALLPLAAEHDASLVALTIDEKGIPRDAAGRVEIALRVVAAAMEHGISPDRIYVDGVIIPVSADQVTPTHVLNTISQCKMLSDPPPKTILGLSNVSQGATYRELINRTYLVMALAHGLDAAILDPMDREMMDAMITTELLLNRNVYCADFLKAYRASAG, encoded by the coding sequence ATGTACGTCATCGGCGAACGCATTAACGGAATGTTCAAGGACGTCCGCGAGGCGATCCAGGCCAAGCACAAGGGGCCGATCCAGGAGCTGGCGCGCAAGCAGCTCGCGGGCGGCGCCCACTGCCTGGATGTCAACGTCGGTCCCGCCTCCGACGATCCCGTGGCGACCATGCAGTGGTTGGTGGAAAGCATCCGCGAGGTCACCGATGCCCCGCTGGCGATAGATACCACCAAGAACGAGGTCATGGCGGCTGGGATCAAGGCGGCCGGCCCGGGAACCGTCATCAACTCCACCACTGGCCAGCAGGCCAAGCTCGACGCGCTGCTGCCGCTGGCCGCCGAGCACGACGCCTCGTTGGTGGCGCTCACCATTGACGAGAAGGGCATCCCCCGCGACGCCGCCGGGCGCGTCGAGATCGCCCTGCGCGTGGTCGCGGCGGCCATGGAGCACGGGATCTCGCCCGATCGCATCTATGTGGACGGCGTCATCATCCCCGTCAGCGCCGACCAGGTGACGCCCACCCACGTGCTCAACACCATCAGCCAGTGCAAGATGCTGTCCGACCCGCCGCCCAAGACCATCCTCGGCTTGAGCAACGTCAGCCAGGGCGCGACCTATCGCGAGCTCATCAACCGCACCTACCTGGTGATGGCGCTCGCCCACGGCCTCGACGCGGCCATCCTGGATCCGATGGATCGCGAGATGATGGACGC